In Humulus lupulus chromosome 7, drHumLupu1.1, whole genome shotgun sequence, the following are encoded in one genomic region:
- the LOC133792801 gene encoding CBL-interacting serine/threonine-protein kinase 10 yields the protein MENTSNVLMRRYELGRILGQGTFAKVYFARSLVTNQSVAIKVIDKEKILKVGLIDQIKREISIMRLVKHPNIIELYEVMATKTKIYFVVEYAKGGELFNKVAKGRLKEDVARKYFHQLINAVEFCHNKGVYHRDIKPENLLLDENDNLKVSDFGLSALANCKRQDGLLHTTCGTPAYVAPEVINRKGYDGAKADIWSCGVVLYVLLAGYLPFHDSNLMELYRKIGKAEFKFPSWFTPEVRRLLSKIFDPNPSTRITIEKIRESSWFRKGMKFKNTKPEPENKDPSSTDTSGACGSGNKQEPIRPSNLNAFDIISLSAGFDLTGLFEENPHRREARFIFRKPAAVVISKLEEIAKQLRMKVKKRDAGLLRLEGLNEDKKGFLSIDAEIFEVTPSFYLVEVKKSNGDTMLYEKILNDDIRPAFQDIVWVCQGNQQQQVDQQLQHLQPHEEQQELQLEERREQQHQDQQ from the coding sequence ATGGAAAATACGTCGAATGTGTTGATGCGAAGATATGAGTTGGGGCGAATACTTGGCCAAGGTACCTTTGCGAAGGTTTACTTTGCTAGGAGCTTGGTAACAAATCAGAGTGTGGCCATCAAAGTCATAGATAAAGAAAAGATTTTGAAGGTTGGACTCATTGATCAGATCAAGCGAGAAATATCGATTATGAGACTGGTGAAACACCCAAATATCATTGAGCTTTATGAGGTCATGGCTACAAAAACTAAGATATACTTTGTTGTGGAATATGCTAAAGGAGGTGAGCTTTTTAACAAGGTTGCCAAAGGAAGGCTGAAAGAGGATGTTGCACGGAAATACTTTCACCAGCTAATCAATGCAGTTGAATTTTGTCACAACAAAGGTGTTTATCACCGTGATATAAAACCAGAAAACTTATTACTGGATGAAAATGATAATCTGAAGGTTTCAGATTTTGGATTGAGTGCTCTTGCTAATTGCAAGCGCCAAGATGGCCTGCTCCACACCACTTGTGGAACTCCTGCCTATGTTGCTCCTGAAGTCATAAACAGGAAAGGCTATGACGGTGCAAAAGCTGATATTTGGTCTTGTGGAGTGGTTTTGTATGTATTATTGGCTGGTTATCTTCCATTTCATGATTCAAATTTGATGGAGCTTTACAGGAAAATTGGTAAAGCAGAGTTCAAATTCCCCAGTTGGTTCACTCCTGAAGTGCGGagattgttgtccaaaatctttgATCCAAACCCCAGTACTAGGATTACGATAGAAAAAATCAGGGAAAGTTCTTGGTTCAGAAAAGGAATGAAATTCAAAAATACTAAACCCGAACCAGAAAACAAGGATCCATCATCTACAGATACCTCTGGTGCATGTGGTAGTGGCAATAAACAAGAGCCAATCAGACCTTCAAACTTAAATGCTTTTGATATTATCTCCCTTTCAGCTGGTTTTGATCTCACTGGCTTGTTTGAAGAAAATCCTCACAGGAGAGAAGCAAGATTCATTTTCAGAAAACCAGCTGCAGTCGTCATCTCCAAACTAGAAGAAATTGCTAAGCAACTaaggatgaaagtgaagaagagggATGCAGGATTGTTGAGATTGGAGGGTCTTAACGAAGATAAAAAGGGATTCTTGTCCATTGATGCAGAGATCTTTGAGGTCACTCCATCTTTTTATTTGGTTGAGGTTAAGAAATCAAATGGAGATACAATGTTGTATGAGAAGATACTGAACGATGACATTAGACCTGCTTTCCAAGATATAGTTTGGGTTTGTCAAGGTAACCAACAACAGCAGGTAGACCAACAGCTTCAACATCTACAGCCACACGAGGAGCAGCAAGAACTACAACTGGAAGAACGTCGAGAACAACAGCACCAGGACCAGCAGTAA
- the LOC133792802 gene encoding structure-specific endonuclease subunit SLX1, which translates to MRQRKVRQQVSETLAKESTEDDGEIIKGFFACYLLVSLNPRHKSQTYIGFTVNPRRRIRQHNGEIGCGAWRTKKRRPWEMVFCIYGFPTNVSALQFEWAWQHPTESLAVRKAAASFKSLSGMANKIKLAYTMLTLPSWQSMKITVNFFSTKYTKHSAGCPSLPGHMRVKVCPMDELPCYVEWDGSLNENEDEWDNEELDGGACDASKFSEDTSSDSIQENSEEHDHNGFEKIISELCESISEGEDCTELSSFSELNGRPSSNVCGSSFTREDIAEDTVSSTFIKHNNFELKRSAMEDNDQPPSKRYIVPSEVEVIDVTTPSPVVCRSSLWGNNFCQRARNKEHHTLPSEAEVIDLTSPSPLRRSSLFVG; encoded by the exons atgaggcaGAGGAAGGTGCGGCAACAGGTCTCAGAAACCCTAGCGAAGGAATCTACAGAAGACGATGGAGAAATTATCAAAGGGTTCTTCGCTTGCTATCTATTGGTCTCCCTCAACCCGCGTCACAAAAGCCAGACATATATCGG ATTCACCGTGAATCCACGGCGTCGTATTAGGCAACACAACGGCGAGATCGGCTGTGGTGCTTGGCGAACCAAGAAGAGACGCCCATGGGAGATGGTCTTCTGCATCTATGGTTTTCCTACTAACGTTTCTGCTCTACAG TTTGAGTGGGCTTGGCAGCACCCGACAGAATCCTTGGCAGTAAGGAAGGCGGCTGCAAGCTTTAAATCACTGTCTGGAATGGCCAATAAGATTAAACTTGCATACACGATGCTTACACTCCCATCTTGGCAGAG TATGAAAATCACCGTAAACTTTTTCTCAACAAAGTACACAAAACATTCTGCTGGCTGTCCAAGCTTGCCAGGACACATGAGGGTTAAAGTTTGCCCCATGGATGAGCTTCCTTGCTATGTTGAATGGGATGGAAGCTTGAATGAAAACGAAGATGAATGGGATAATGAAGAGTTGGATGGAGGAGCTTGTGATGCCAGTAAATTTTCAGAAGACACATCTTCAGATTCTATACAGGAAAACTCTGAAGAACATGATCACAACGGTTTTGAGAAGATTATCAGTGAACTGTGTGAATCGATTAGCGAAGGAGAAGATTGTACAGAACTGTCTAGCTTTTCAGAATTGAATGGGAGACCATCCTCAAATGTTTGCGGTAGCTCATTTACAAGAGAAGATATTGCTGAAGATACAGTTTCGTCTACGTTTATCAAACACAACAATTTTGAATTGAAACGATCAGCAATGGAAGATAATGACCAACCACCAAGCAAGCGTTATATTGTGCCTAGCGAAGTAGAGGTGATAGATGTGACGACTCCATCTCCAGTTGTATGCAGAAGTAGTTTGTGGGGCAATAACTTCTGTCAAAGAGCGAGGAATAAAGAGCACCATACTCTACCTAGTGAAGCAGAGGTTATAGATTTAACGAGTCCATCTCCTCTGCGTAGAAGCAGTTTGTTTGTGGGTTAG